A stretch of Roseibium porphyridii DNA encodes these proteins:
- a CDS encoding glycerophosphodiester phosphodiesterase family protein yields the protein MENSPSAVREAIDRSFGIEVDIQETADGEALVFHDYTLDRLAEGSGKVIDYSSKALEKIHMKTGTDKLWLLQDLFSLVEGKVPLVIEIKSLMRRDAQGDFVRHVVDQVAAYNGPVCIKTFDPDMLSIARDHNREVLRGIVADGAEPGRTYVSFSRVDRFILRHLLHAPRTRPNFVSYGVKDLPKAGPSLLRSVFKLPLMCWTVRTREQREIAARYADQVVFEGFDPDKSPGV from the coding sequence ATGGAAAACTCACCCTCTGCGGTGCGGGAAGCTATCGACAGGTCTTTCGGAATCGAAGTCGATATTCAAGAGACTGCTGACGGCGAAGCACTGGTTTTTCATGACTACACGCTTGACCGGTTGGCCGAAGGATCTGGAAAGGTCATCGACTACAGTTCGAAGGCACTCGAAAAGATCCATATGAAAACGGGGACCGACAAGCTTTGGTTGCTTCAGGACCTTTTTTCACTTGTCGAAGGCAAGGTTCCGCTTGTTATTGAGATCAAATCGCTGATGCGCCGCGATGCGCAGGGCGACTTTGTGCGCCATGTTGTCGATCAGGTTGCCGCATACAATGGCCCGGTTTGCATCAAAACCTTCGATCCGGACATGCTTTCGATTGCAAGAGACCACAATCGAGAGGTCTTGCGCGGCATTGTTGCAGATGGCGCGGAACCAGGCCGCACCTATGTAAGCTTCAGCCGTGTTGACCGGTTCATTCTTCGTCATCTTCTTCACGCGCCGCGCACACGCCCGAATTTCGTGTCCTATGGTGTCAAGGACCTGCCGAAAGCAGGCCCCAGCCTGTTGCGCTCGGTCTTCAAACTTCCACTCATGTGCTGGACCGTGCGCACACGCGAACAACGCGAAATCGCCGCGCGCTATGCAGATCAAGTGGTCTTCGAAGGGTTTGATCCTGATAAAAGCCCCGGGGTTTGA
- a CDS encoding antibiotic biosynthesis monooxygenase family protein: MPEISSGKDCQTVITTFEMTPGTCFDLLDELKEAYENFIRHQPGFIGAGLHVNDAQTRIANYSQWRKREDFLAMLRTQEMRERNRRISALCKSFEPVMYDVAESFD, from the coding sequence ATGCCAGAGATTTCTAGTGGCAAAGACTGCCAGACCGTGATCACCACGTTTGAAATGACGCCCGGGACCTGTTTCGATCTTCTGGATGAGTTGAAGGAAGCCTACGAGAATTTCATTCGTCACCAACCGGGTTTCATTGGCGCCGGTCTTCATGTCAATGATGCTCAAACACGCATTGCCAATTACTCCCAGTGGCGCAAACGCGAGGACTTTCTCGCCATGTTACGCACGCAGGAAATGCGGGAGCGTAACCGCAGAATAAGCGCACTTTGCAAGAGCTTTGAGCCGGTCATGTATGACGTTGCAGAAAGCTTCGACTAG
- a CDS encoding LysR substrate-binding domain-containing protein — protein sequence MSFRPSPRQLEYFIALAETMHFGKAAEKCNVSQPTLSSQFKLLEDQLGAILLERGGGDISLTAAGENLLPLARQALENLDEIVTAAQAGQSNLGGLIRLGVSPTFGPYFMPHFLPILKRNYPGLELYIREDRPNLLEEGIASGALDCVITPDISPSNQLVERVLCHEDVSLAVPKSHPLAGLDVVPTAMLRDEKLLSLSQGFRLHDDVQALARAAGADFRQEYEGTSLDALRQMTSMGMGLALFPAAYIASEFGKEPDLLLKKVEDLPMLRHMYLVWRRGSSRTAHFETLLELALMAVEAMNVKGVEVPGK from the coding sequence ATGAGCTTCCGCCCATCACCGCGTCAACTGGAGTATTTCATCGCGCTGGCTGAGACGATGCATTTCGGCAAGGCTGCGGAGAAATGCAATGTCTCTCAGCCCACTTTGTCGTCACAATTCAAGCTCTTGGAGGATCAACTGGGGGCAATACTGCTTGAGCGGGGAGGCGGCGATATCAGCCTTACGGCTGCTGGCGAGAACCTCCTGCCACTTGCCCGTCAGGCCTTGGAAAACCTAGACGAAATTGTGACGGCGGCGCAGGCCGGCCAATCCAATCTTGGCGGATTGATCCGATTGGGTGTGTCACCGACCTTCGGTCCGTACTTCATGCCGCACTTCCTGCCGATTCTAAAACGAAATTACCCGGGGCTTGAACTCTATATTCGCGAGGACAGGCCCAACCTTTTGGAGGAGGGGATCGCCTCCGGTGCACTGGATTGCGTCATCACACCGGACATTTCGCCCAGCAACCAGCTGGTGGAACGGGTTCTTTGTCACGAAGACGTTTCGTTGGCGGTTCCAAAGTCACACCCATTGGCTGGGCTTGATGTTGTTCCGACAGCAATGCTCCGCGACGAAAAGCTGTTGTCTCTCAGTCAGGGATTTCGTCTCCACGACGATGTTCAGGCGCTGGCGCGTGCAGCAGGCGCGGATTTCCGACAAGAGTACGAGGGAACGAGCCTCGATGCCCTGAGGCAAATGACATCCATGGGTATGGGCCTGGCTCTGTTTCCGGCGGCCTACATTGCTTCGGAGTTCGGCAAGGAACCGGATCTGCTCCTGAAGAAAGTCGAGGATCTTCCGATGCTCAGGCACATGTATCTTGTCTGGAGGCGCGGAAGTTCGAGAACAGCTCATTTCGAAACGCTTCTGGAGCTTGCGCTCATGGCGGTTGAGGCAATGAACGTGAAAGGGGTGGAGGTGCCTGGCAAATAA
- a CDS encoding GNAT family N-acetyltransferase, giving the protein MAFSDYVVPLHMSIEKFTDFQKQRGFSSRHSFVARTDGEIAAFWYSAAPNPDWGGSAYTLSVGTHPQYRRSGLFGQLLKVVSGQLAADGATGMQLEVITSNDKAVAAYENAGFQASRGLRVCKLPKDGLERSSAEWGLQPIEIGELPSDETAYFDWQPTPQNSKNALIALAGKINAIAARSGGEILGWVAVYHDGSVAQIAVRKDHRRKGIGSALLAAAAESVDGEQLVFVNVDKSDMSTNALLDRFEAEDILEQQEMRLTF; this is encoded by the coding sequence ATGGCGTTTTCCGATTATGTCGTCCCGCTGCATATGAGCATTGAGAAATTCACGGACTTTCAAAAACAGCGCGGGTTTTCATCCAGACACTCTTTTGTTGCGAGGACAGATGGTGAGATTGCAGCATTCTGGTATTCCGCTGCCCCAAACCCGGATTGGGGAGGGAGCGCTTATACGTTGTCCGTCGGAACACACCCGCAATATCGGCGGAGCGGCCTGTTTGGTCAGCTTCTGAAAGTGGTTTCCGGTCAGCTTGCAGCCGATGGTGCCACCGGAATGCAGCTTGAAGTGATCACAAGCAACGACAAAGCCGTCGCCGCCTACGAAAATGCGGGCTTTCAAGCAAGCAGAGGACTTCGCGTTTGCAAGCTGCCAAAAGATGGGCTTGAGAGATCATCTGCAGAATGGGGCTTGCAGCCAATAGAGATTGGTGAGCTTCCCTCGGATGAGACCGCTTATTTCGACTGGCAACCGACACCTCAAAACAGCAAGAATGCCCTGATTGCACTGGCCGGAAAGATCAACGCAATCGCCGCTCGCTCTGGTGGAGAGATCTTGGGATGGGTTGCTGTTTATCACGATGGTTCGGTCGCGCAGATTGCTGTCAGGAAAGATCACCGCAGAAAGGGCATTGGCAGCGCCTTGCTCGCCGCCGCTGCCGAAAGTGTGGACGGCGAACAATTGGTGTTCGTCAATGTAGACAAGTCAGACATGTCAACGAATGCGCTGTTGGATCGGTTCGAAGCTGAAGACATTCTGGAACAGCAGGAAATGCGCCTGACGTTCTGA
- a CDS encoding GNAT family N-acetyltransferase, with protein MSFTSSQGSDSPADAGQAITLRILSSLKNVSREAWDQVANPGWKLSGRGLLTPEDDCKSLKDLSGALAKEFEPTSEETSFNPFLSYDFLEALESSGCATNATGWMPRHMLLQDENETVLGAVPAYLKSHSQGEYVFDHGWADAFYRAGGDYYPKLQISVPFTPATGRRFLTGPGVNREAGLQALAAGLVQVCQKTGASSVHATFLSKGEWDTLGDLGYLRRTDQQFHWENHGYENFDGFLADLASRKRKAIKKERREALSADGIEVEWVTGSDLTEAHWDAFYEFYLDTGSRKWGRPYLNRDFFSLINERLAERTLLVLAKRHDRYIAGALNFIGSETLFGRHWGCTEHHPFLHFELCYYQAIDFAIAKGLKRVEAGAQGAHKLARGYLPATTYSAHWIAHEGLHDAVADFLEHERRAVERENEALAGHAPFKNRDAT; from the coding sequence ATGAGCTTCACTTCATCCCAAGGCAGCGACAGTCCTGCGGACGCCGGACAAGCCATTACCTTGCGTATCTTGTCTTCATTGAAGAATGTCTCCCGAGAGGCCTGGGATCAGGTTGCAAATCCAGGCTGGAAGCTTTCCGGGCGCGGATTGCTGACGCCAGAAGACGACTGCAAATCGCTCAAGGACCTGTCTGGCGCCCTGGCAAAAGAATTTGAACCAACTTCTGAAGAAACTTCATTTAACCCTTTTCTTTCTTACGATTTTCTTGAAGCGCTTGAGAGTTCAGGGTGCGCTACGAATGCGACCGGCTGGATGCCACGGCACATGTTGCTTCAAGATGAGAACGAGACAGTGCTCGGCGCCGTGCCAGCTTATCTGAAGAGCCATTCACAAGGTGAATATGTGTTCGATCACGGTTGGGCGGACGCATTCTACCGGGCCGGTGGCGACTATTATCCCAAGCTCCAGATTTCCGTTCCCTTCACGCCGGCAACGGGAAGACGGTTTTTGACCGGGCCTGGCGTCAACCGGGAAGCCGGGCTTCAAGCCCTGGCGGCAGGCCTGGTACAGGTCTGCCAGAAAACCGGAGCTTCATCTGTTCATGCGACCTTCCTCTCGAAGGGAGAATGGGACACCTTGGGCGACCTTGGTTATCTTCGACGCACCGACCAGCAGTTTCACTGGGAAAATCACGGATACGAAAACTTTGACGGCTTCCTTGCCGACCTGGCATCTCGCAAACGCAAGGCGATCAAAAAGGAGCGAAGAGAAGCCCTTTCCGCCGACGGTATCGAGGTGGAATGGGTCACAGGGTCAGACCTCACCGAAGCCCATTGGGACGCCTTTTATGAATTCTATCTGGATACCGGCTCTCGCAAATGGGGCCGGCCTTATCTCAACCGAGACTTCTTTTCACTGATCAACGAAAGGCTGGCGGAGCGGACATTGCTGGTGCTAGCCAAACGTCACGACCGATATATTGCAGGCGCTCTGAATTTCATCGGCTCGGAAACCTTGTTCGGCAGACACTGGGGATGCACAGAACATCATCCGTTCCTGCATTTCGAGCTTTGCTACTATCAAGCCATCGACTTTGCGATTGCCAAAGGCTTGAAACGGGTAGAAGCCGGCGCCCAAGGGGCACACAAACTCGCGCGCGGCTACCTGCCGGCAACCACCTATTCAGCTCACTGGATCGCACACGAAGGTCTTCATGATGCGGTCGCGGATTTTCTGGAACACGAACGACGGGCAGTCGAACGGGAAAACGAAGCGCTTGCTGGCCATGCCCCGTTTAAAAACCGGGATGCGACCTGA
- a CDS encoding efflux RND transporter permease subunit, with protein sequence MDIARYSIQKPVNTWMIVIMAFLGGLWGLSTVGRLEDPAFTIKEAQVITGYPGATAAEVENEVTEVLETAIQQMPQLDLITSVSEPGLSRIGVEIKPTYDGSELPQVWDELRRKVSDEVRNLPAGAGAPLVYDDFGDVYGLFYAFTADGYTNRDIRDTVKRIRRELLTVPGVGKVEVAGEPEDVIYLNVDQDKMAGLGISMTDIIGVLDAENRIQTNGSGVSGQKRIRLMTASAFDDFRGIQDLVIGRPGSTAMIRLSDIATLELGDPERPDRLIRHDGHEAVTIGVSQVDGTNIVEVGTGVIEKLAQIETQLPVGMQIHPIYEQNVVVDESVNGFILNLAASVVIVIGVLALFMGWRAALVVGTVLLLTVMATVLFMRIFAIEMERISLGALIIAMGMLVDNAIVVAEGMMINMQRGQKAIDAASKVVRQTMWPLLGATVIGIMAFSGIGLSPDATGEFLFSLFAVIGISLILSWVFAITVTPLFGKYFFRTASGNLDDHDPYKGLIYTIYRRFLIGTLHVRLLTVAALLGITVACVMAFGNVKQAFFPDSNTPIFYVHYWAPQGTDIRATEADLTEMEKVVLADKRVEAVTSFAGGGATRFMLTYAPEDANPAYGHMIVRTTDREAIDELALDLRRQFAESFPAAQVITKRLVFGPGGGAKIEARFTGPDANVLKRLGDEAQSIFNLPDNGLADVNTDWRQRELVVRPIFDEDRARISGATREELSLSLQFATEGVRVGAYRDVDESIPIVARKAGPDGISVNESVSDSLIWSSSQRRYIPIDQVVQEFLMEPQDTVIHRRDRVRTLTVKAETTAGETASAALARVRPQIEAMALPPGYSLEWGGEYESTNDAQASLGAQLPLGFLVMLIISILLFGSVRQPLIIWLMVPMSINGVAIALLATDTPFGFMSLLGCLSLSGMLIKNAIVLLEEIDLLIREGKEKYAAIVEASVSRMRPVMLAAITTILGMAPLLSDAFFRGMAVTIMGGLAFATVLTLIAAPVLYALFFRIKPSKEGQQGSLPDKDTDHATVGAQPAE encoded by the coding sequence TATCCCGGGGCAACCGCGGCTGAAGTTGAAAACGAGGTCACGGAAGTTCTGGAAACGGCGATCCAGCAGATGCCTCAGCTGGATCTGATTACGTCGGTCTCCGAGCCGGGCCTGTCTCGCATCGGCGTTGAAATCAAACCAACCTACGATGGCAGCGAGTTGCCCCAGGTCTGGGATGAATTGAGACGCAAGGTCTCTGACGAAGTGCGAAACCTGCCGGCAGGGGCAGGAGCGCCGCTTGTCTATGACGATTTTGGAGACGTTTACGGACTTTTCTATGCCTTCACTGCGGACGGTTATACCAATCGCGATATTCGCGACACGGTGAAACGCATCCGGCGGGAGCTTTTGACGGTGCCCGGTGTCGGCAAGGTTGAGGTCGCAGGAGAGCCTGAAGATGTCATTTATCTGAACGTCGATCAGGACAAGATGGCCGGTCTGGGCATATCCATGACCGACATCATTGGTGTTCTGGACGCGGAAAACCGAATTCAGACCAACGGATCCGGCGTATCGGGTCAAAAACGCATCCGATTGATGACGGCATCCGCATTCGACGACTTCAGAGGCATTCAGGATCTGGTGATAGGCAGGCCGGGTTCGACGGCCATGATCCGCCTGTCCGACATTGCGACTTTGGAACTGGGAGACCCAGAACGGCCTGACCGCCTGATACGGCATGACGGTCATGAGGCGGTGACAATCGGCGTTTCGCAGGTTGACGGCACCAACATTGTTGAAGTCGGCACGGGCGTCATTGAGAAATTGGCGCAAATCGAAACGCAATTGCCTGTCGGTATGCAAATCCACCCGATCTACGAGCAGAATGTGGTCGTCGATGAATCCGTCAACGGCTTCATTTTGAACCTTGCCGCCTCGGTCGTGATCGTGATTGGCGTCTTGGCTCTGTTCATGGGCTGGCGGGCAGCCCTCGTGGTCGGGACGGTACTGCTGCTTACGGTCATGGCGACTGTTCTGTTCATGCGCATATTCGCCATCGAAATGGAGCGCATTTCTCTGGGCGCATTGATCATCGCGATGGGCATGCTGGTTGACAATGCCATCGTTGTCGCCGAAGGCATGATGATCAACATGCAGCGCGGTCAAAAAGCGATTGATGCTGCCAGCAAGGTTGTCCGGCAAACCATGTGGCCGCTGCTTGGCGCGACCGTGATCGGCATCATGGCGTTTTCAGGCATCGGGCTGTCGCCGGACGCAACTGGTGAGTTCCTGTTCTCGCTGTTTGCAGTAATCGGCATATCCTTGATCCTCTCCTGGGTGTTCGCGATTACCGTCACGCCGCTCTTTGGCAAGTACTTCTTCCGCACAGCAAGCGGAAATCTGGATGATCATGATCCCTATAAAGGGCTGATCTATACGATCTATCGCCGTTTTCTCATTGGAACGCTGCATGTCCGATTGTTGACTGTCGCCGCACTCTTGGGAATCACTGTGGCGTGTGTCATGGCCTTTGGAAATGTGAAGCAGGCCTTCTTCCCGGACAGCAACACGCCTATCTTCTATGTCCATTATTGGGCTCCGCAAGGCACCGATATCCGCGCAACGGAAGCAGATCTGACCGAGATGGAAAAGGTTGTTCTGGCAGACAAGCGGGTCGAAGCCGTTACGAGTTTCGCCGGCGGCGGCGCCACACGGTTCATGCTCACCTATGCTCCGGAGGATGCAAATCCGGCTTATGGACACATGATTGTCCGTACCACGGATCGGGAGGCCATCGATGAGCTGGCACTGGACCTTCGGCGACAGTTTGCCGAAAGTTTTCCGGCAGCCCAGGTTATCACCAAAAGGCTCGTATTCGGGCCTGGGGGAGGTGCGAAAATCGAGGCACGGTTTACCGGTCCCGATGCAAACGTGCTCAAGCGTCTTGGTGATGAAGCGCAGTCCATTTTCAATCTGCCGGACAACGGCCTGGCTGACGTCAACACGGATTGGCGCCAGCGGGAACTCGTGGTCAGGCCGATCTTTGACGAAGACCGTGCTCGGATTTCCGGTGCCACCCGTGAAGAGCTTTCGCTGTCTCTGCAGTTTGCAACAGAGGGGGTTCGGGTCGGTGCTTATCGCGACGTTGATGAATCAATTCCGATCGTCGCGCGAAAGGCCGGCCCTGATGGTATTTCGGTCAACGAAAGCGTTTCGGATTCGCTGATCTGGAGCAGCAGTCAACGCCGGTACATTCCCATTGATCAGGTGGTTCAGGAGTTCCTTATGGAACCTCAGGACACGGTGATCCACCGCCGCGACAGAGTTCGCACGCTTACGGTCAAGGCGGAAACCACTGCCGGTGAGACGGCCTCGGCAGCACTGGCCCGGGTTCGACCCCAGATCGAGGCCATGGCCTTGCCTCCCGGCTACAGTCTGGAGTGGGGCGGCGAATATGAGAGCACCAACGATGCCCAGGCTTCATTGGGCGCTCAATTACCACTCGGCTTTCTGGTCATGCTGATCATCTCGATCCTTCTTTTCGGATCGGTCCGTCAGCCTCTGATCATCTGGTTGATGGTGCCCATGTCGATCAATGGCGTTGCCATTGCGCTGCTCGCAACCGATACGCCCTTCGGGTTCATGTCATTGCTGGGGTGTCTGTCCCTGTCGGGCATGCTGATCAAGAATGCAATTGTGTTGTTGGAAGAGATCGACCTGTTGATCCGCGAGGGCAAAGAGAAATATGCGGCAATAGTTGAAGCCAGCGTCTCACGTATGCGCCCGGTCATGCTGGCGGCGATCACGACCATCTTGGGAATGGCGCCGCTTCTGTCGGACGCTTTTTTCAGAGGCATGGCAGTGACGATCATGGGTGGGCTGGCATTTGCAACGGTCCTGACGCTGATCGCTGCTCCAGTTCTCTACGCGCTGTTCTTCCGTATAAAACCTTCGAAGGAAGGACAGCAAGGGTCTTTGCCTGACAAGGATACGGACCACGCAACGGTCGGTGCACAGCCCGCAGAATAG
- a CDS encoding YdcH family protein, protein MYNRLKSLRSQHNTLDSLIRREELHPYPDTQHIRSLKKFKLRLRDEISRIEGALNANRLVY, encoded by the coding sequence ATGTACAACCGGTTGAAATCCTTGCGCAGCCAACACAACACTCTTGATTCCCTGATCCGCCGCGAAGAGTTGCATCCCTACCCGGATACCCAGCACATTCGATCATTGAAGAAATTCAAGCTCCGTCTGCGCGACGAGATTAGCCGCATCGAGGGCGCTCTCAACGCAAACCGTCTCGTTTACTAG